gggagtgaagtgagaagctgggaggagataggaTAGGGTGTAATCCCTGtggagagtggaggggtggggtgacaTCCCTGATGTTCTGCACATCTGTCcctaggatgaggctttccagaacatcagagatgtctcCTTTCTTCAAGGAATAGGGTTTTCCTTCCTCTACCGACCACATCTTCTCCTGTTGCTGGATATCTGTCCTCACCACATCTTCTCGCCAACTTAACAGGGGATGgagttcctcttctccttaccacCCCATGACCCTTCTCATACAACACATTATTCTCTGCAACTACTGCCATCCTCAACGGGATCTGACTACCAAACGCATCCCtactaccccccacccccactttctgttttctatGATTCCCTTGgctatttgtccctccccactggtcTCCTTCCTGGCTCTTATCCCTGCAACCagaaaaagtgctacacctgcccattcattgGCTCCCTCACTACATTCAGGGCCACAAgaagtctttccaggtgaggcaacactttgcctgccggactgtcagggttatctactgtatctggtgctcccgatgtggcctcattgagacctgacgtagattgggggacGGCTTTGCTGTGCGCCTTCACTCCATCCGCAACAAGCACGATTTCCCagtagccaaccattttaattccctgCCTTTTCCCAATCTGACATTTTAGTCCATGGTCTCATCTGATGCCAAGATGCGACcgctctcaggatggaggagtaacACATCCTCctgagtagcttccaacctgatggcatgaacatcaatttttcttccacccccacccctcacctctacCAAACTCTTTTTTTTCCATTAACCATTCTTGATCCCCTCTATCCcttctcttttcacctgcctatcacctcccgctGGTGCCCCTAGTCCTTCACTtgttcccatggtccactcttctctcctatcaggttccttcttcttcagccctttaccgtttccacctatcactttccgGCTTCTTaactcatcctctttctctcatcCCCCTCACCTAGCTTCACCTGTCAACTCtaccttgtattccttccccgctcagcatcttcttattctggtttcttcccccttactctatactcctgatgaagggtctcagcttgaaatattgactctttattcctttacatagtttctgcctgacctgccgagttcctccaccattttgcctATGTTACTGAGGTTCAGCCTGATGTGTCTTGCCTGAGCTCTGCCAATGCAATCATCACCTGCCCTTTCTTCCTCCACCAAATGCATCCTTCCCAACCCTTCTCACAGCAGCATGCCTGTCACATCCCTCACCCTCTGCTTCACTCTGATCCTGTCATTTTCACTTTTTTCCCTACATGTACCCAAATCCTAAACCCTCTTGTTACCTGCTCCATGTCAGCACTCTATTTGATGCTGACTTTTTAGCCTTCTGCACTCTCTGCTGGGAACCACAAAAAGGAGCTGAATATCCTGTTCACTCAGCAAGTCCCCACCACCTGTACTTCCTACTCTCACTGCCACTGCCTCTGTCTTCTACCTGTGTCAGTCAAGGATGCTCGAGGGATTCGTCTCCGCACAAAGTGCTCCCCTGCTTTGAGAGCAACAGCCTGGGGGAATCATTTTGCTGCTGTGTGGGAGGGGGGCCATTCCCACTTGTGATTCTGTCATCGCCATTCACCATCTTCTGGGGAAGTGGGATGGTCACACTCCAAGATGAGGATACGGTGGGGTCCAAAAGGGGATTTGGCACAAGGCATTGGCTCCTTTTCGAACAATGGTACAAGTACAAGTAGCAATAGCAACAATTAAAGGAAAACagtccctttcccacccactcacacagtcAGGCTGGCCTCCATCCTCAGGACAGACCATCTCTGGGCCTTCATTTACTGCCTATAAATACTCAATGGCAAGCTCACTATCCCAGAATGTAGTCAAGTTCATCTTGATCACATTACCTCAATGGCGTGTATATTCTTTCGTATCTAGAGAGACAATCGTCTGCATCATACTCCAGCTGTGGTGTAATAATGGTATTACATAAATGAGTAAGACATCTTTACTCCAATCTTCTCATACTCAAAGCAAACAACCGAAGGACTTTGCTGGGTGGGAAGTATCCACCATGCCTTTTTCTGCTTGTTTCTTTGTTCTGAACACAGGCAACCCCTGCAGTGATGGTATACTGCAGCCAGTGACGTTtcctgctgacctgacagtttgcTGTAGTTTTTGTGTATTGCACCAAACCAGatagtaatggctgatgtgaggatggtCTCTGTGAATAATTTTGGGTAAGAACATTTTATCAACATTCTCTGCCAAGACTTTTTGTTAATGAATGCGATATGGGTCTCCCACACAGGGTCCTGTGAAATAAACAAGGGATGAGTGTAGGATTGGTATAAAATCGGAGCTTAgtggttggcatggacatggTGGCCATTTCTGCATTGAATTGCAATGACTCTCTAAAGGAGTACTCTTGGGGTGTATTCTGGAGttggcaaatattaatttcaccagcaaccaatcttcTGACTTCAATGTGGATTGCAGATTGAATTGAAAGGACAGCTCAGAACAATTAGACCTccgatgtctgcatatgcatgaatgtagCCTAGAGTCAGTGGGGATTAACGTTCATTTTGTGTGTCTGGActgtgggtgcaaagaaggaggCGAGTGATAACTATATGAAATTCAAAGCAAGCATTGTACATTCATTGAAActgtagaattgtcctgctgttacctttgatctttagcatatgaaatggcatgtaatattgggtcgagCAGGCCTCTTCTTACAAGagtgtctcaatatgatgccggctgctcatttttgttgaataaaacacttctatatccacaaacttcagtgtctctctggtgacatTTTTCACAACAGAACAAGTACCATCTGACAAAGTGACCAGGTCCTGGAAATGAACATTTACTACTGTTCAGTGTTTCGGAGGAATAAGCAGAAGGGAAGATAGATGGAGTAATTCCATTTATCTGGGCCACTGGAGCACAAAGGAGTGGGAAAGTGAAGTAAGTCTCACTCCAAGTGACTTGTGCCGCTGGTGCGGGGCCCCAGGAATTTCCGACATGAAAGCTTCACAATCAGCTCAGAACTTGCTAAGCGTGAAGCTCCAGGTgagatcctggaggaactcagtatgtcaggcagcatctacggatggAAGTGTGACATTCTTTATCTGGACTGAAAGACAGGACGGAGATGGCCAATATTAAGAAGTGAGCTGGATCCAGGTGAGAAGGGATGATCGGCAGATGGAGGAAGGAAGAGTGGACATGGggacaagctgggaggtgatggctgGGGGTGATAAAGGGCTGCAGACgaaggaatctgatgagaggAAGGCCTAGTTTGCCTTTGGTCTCCCCAATGTAGAAGATGTCACAATGGAAGCACCTGATACAATAAACAAGGCCAGAGGAGATGCATGTGAATGTCCGGCTCACCTGGAAGAGCTGCTTAGGACATTGCCACGATGAAGCCAAACACAAGTTGGAGGAGGAACAGCTCATACTCTGTCTGAGTAGTCTTTAACCTAATGGCATTAACCTCTAACTTCCGGTAGATACCCACTCCCCTGTGTCCCCCCTTTAGCTTTTTCCCCCATTTTAGTAATCCTCTCACCTctttcctcccccacctttctggtTCCCCATCtacttccatggtccactgtcctttcctatcaattCTTCTCTTCTTCAGCCTCATACTTCTTCCagatatcacctcccagcttttcacatCATCCCCACTCCCACACCCATCCATTCCACCCCTCAGCAATGTATGcttcacctcctctgccttcctaccCCCTTCTTCTTTTTCTGCCTTtcattccaatcctgatgaaggatctggaCTGAATCAaggactgtccatttccctcctttgATGTTACCTGACCTCCTAAGTTCCCCCCAACATTTTTTGTGTTTTCttcaagattcccagcatctgtagaatccctttgggCCCCGGTTGGTGATGGAGGTGGGGGGAGCACTGCTGAAGTCAGCTGCaaagtgcgggggggggggggggcgagggaAGAGAGGTGTGAGGAGCAGGGAGTCATAGAGAGAGGGCTCCATGCGGAAAGCAGGAGGAGGTGGCGAGTATGGCAGGTGGTGGGGATCACGTTGGAGATGGTGCACGTCGCAAAGCATGGATGCGGTGAAGCTTAACGACGGGTACACTGTCTCTGTTCTGTCCACGGGGAGATGGGCAAGAGAGCTGGGGAAATAGAGGTGGTGTGGATGGAGCACAGTTGTTTTCTTGTGTTACATTTTATCGCTTACGTTGTTACTGAATGAACCAGATAAATGTATTCAGAGATGACACGTTTAAGGTTATGTTCGGTCAAGATCGGGCTTCTCATTCTCGGCTTCCGTGTCTGAGTTATTGTTCCAGATGCTGACAGCAGAACGGAATCCGAAAGTAAAACAGCCGAGAGCGTTCAGACCTGTAACGGGGCGGACACGTTTCCAACACACCACGGGGTTTTTCGGAAACGAAACTTCGGCTGGAACCTGATTGGTTTGTTTGTCAACACAGCGACAGCGGCTGAAGATCAGCCCAGCGGCGCCGTGACGTTCAGAAACGGGAGCCGAACATAAAGCGAGGGGAGGGAGGCGGAGAGACGCAGAGCTGCGGGAGCGGGGGTACCGATAGCACCAGTGAAGAATTTCTATTGATTTACCCGGACCAGAGCTGAAAGTCGGTGCGGAATAAAGGGCAAAGAAAAAACCTGCAGATCAGATTTTCTTCAGATTCCTCCTGACTTCCTGTACTGTCGACAAAACTTGTAAGACTTTATTTGATTATCTCAAAGTTCTCATTTTTATCTGGCTATTTACAACATTGACGATACACAGTAATTTGAATTACTAACATCCTGTGAAGCGGGTGGGAAATGTAGTCAAATGGAGTTCATTCGCAGCAGAATCGCTTTAAAATCAGAATTGGGGTGATCACCACTAACAAATCGATAAACTTGGCAATTTGTGGCGGCAGTACAGTGAAGTACACAATATATCATATGTTAttataccacacacacacacacacacacacacagacacacacagacacacacacacacacacacacacacacacacacagacacacacacacacgcacacacagcccCTCCATCCCGGTCCCAATGTGTTATTTACATATTTTTTGCCGCTGATCGGATCAGGTGCAAAACTGTTGAAGCTCAGCGGCTCACGGGGTCCCTCTCCCGTCAGATGTCAGTATTGCAGCTCAAAATTCCTGTCACACATTTCGAACTGCTCGGGAAAGAGGGGTCTGTCTTTTCCCGCTTGACTACAGATCTTAGTAGGTTGTGTTGATATTACAGGAAATGCCACCTTAATACACCAGAGTTCATGAACCCATGTGATGCAAAACTCTCTAATCACTTCTCATTTCTCCACAGCGATTTGACAAGATGAGGCTTCAGGTGAAGTTTATCACCGGCGAGGGTATCGAACTTGATGTCGACCCTTCCATTCAAGTGTCGACTCTCAAGATGGAAATCCAGCAAAAGACCAACGTGCCCATTTCCCAACAGCGTCTGCTGGTACAAAATGGTCAAAGCGTGGAGATGCAGGACAACAGAAGTCTCAGCTACTACAACCTCTACCCCAGCCCCACCGTGATGCTGCTGGTCAGGAAAGAGGAATCCATGCAGATATTTCTCCAAAATGACCAGGGGAAAACCAGGACCTACGATGTACTGCCCTCTGAGACCGTGAAGAGTTTTAAAGAGCAGGTCCATCGGCAGGAGGGCGTCAGACCCGAACAGCAGCGCCTGGTTTATAACAGCAAACAGTTGGAGGATGGCCGACTGCTCTCCGACTACAATATCAGACCACGAACCACCATCTTTCTGACACTCCGTCTACGTGGAGGCTGATTTACTCCTACggacattttaaaaataatttaatggtATTTAATTGCATTCCTGTATTCTGTTGCTCATTTGAAATGAGACCAATTCTTGGCACATTGTTACTCTATCCTACAATGTTTTAAAACAAATCCTAATAAAAACTTGGATTTGGTGGGGATGACTTACTGCTTTAAGGTCCTcaagaattaattgctttagttaCTGCATTCTTCCAATGgacttttgttttcattttagcattaaaagtttaatgaaatcagaTTAGATGAATTTTTAAATGACTTGCAATTTCATTGTTTAAATTTTCAATATGATttgaaatgatttttttaaataaaagttcAAATGCATGAACACTGGCACTTCTGTGTGACTGCTTTCATCTAGGTCTGTGGACCTTGGTTAAGAGATGAAGTAACTTTACCAAAGTTTGATTGTGGCACTTGAACCATGTACAAGATTTCCAAAAACCCCAATTCACATGACACACTTCACACAATGGAATTATTATATCAGCTATTCTGCATTCTTTCCTATTATATCCTAAGTAAATATTGAAGTCCTGCTGTCACCATTCCTCACTGTGTGTGACTCTTACCTCACTTATTCCCTTTCCTAAATCATTCTGCATGGAATTGTGAAAACAGTTTTTGAAAGTTACAGTAACAATTCCCCCTTCCAACACATCTGCATGTTTGCCAGCCACTTGCCTTGGATATTGATCTAATAGAAATGCAAACAGGTTTGATTGGGGCAGATGGTATTAAGGTTCTGAATTTAAACTCACCTCCAATCTTGCTGATGTAGTGAGGTCAAATAATCAATTACCCTTAAAAAAAGGTTTCAAAAGTGTCCCTTTTTTTCCTTTAAGAACTTTAAAAGACCCCAACAGGGCCAAGAAGAGGTGAAAGAAACAAATCTATCAATGAGTCCGTGCATTTTAAGAATTGGCTGTAAATTGATTCGTTGGtttaacattttttttatttttggggCTGAACCCCAAAGGTAATTAAGGCATTAACACACACATGCCATAAGATAATTCTGCATATTAATAAAATCTATATGATCCCACAGTTTCTAATATGCTCACGCTGAGCATTGGCAACGTCCACCTGACCTCTCAAACAGTTAATGGTTGCTCAGGTAAATCTATTCCTAGAGGACGACAACCTTCTCATAGGGCTTGGAGGCTGGTGAGCCTCAACGACCCAGAGGGTTAAGGTGGCTGGAGTGAGGGCCttttgctttggctcttggcaggGTCGCCTGTGCCAAACAGATGAAGGTAGAGGGCAGACTAACAGTGGACCAccgcacctccaggttcaggtgtTCAGCTCACGGATAAGAGCCCTGACTGGTCAATAAACAATTGTCACagaaacagtaatgaagaatccttctctcCAGATGGAGATGGACCATCTGCCGAAAATGCCAGATGGATCCAGGGGCGAAGGGATGATAGGCGGATGCAACAGGGAGAGTGGGGATGGTgacagaagctgggaagtgatgggtgTAGGCGATAAAgagctgcagatgatggaatctgataagagattcCCAGCCTAATTTCCACCTGGTCTCATCAATATAGAGAACACCACGTCAGAAGCACTTGATACAATAAAGAAAGCCAAGGGAGGTGCACGTGAATgcccacctcacctggaagggcagtTTAGGACATTGCCACGATGAAGTCAAACACAATCTGGGGGAGCAATAGCTCATACTCCATCTGAGTAGTCtttaacctgatggcattaatctCCAACTTCTGGTCAACACTCCCCCTTTAGAATTTTCCCTATTTTGATGATTCTCTcaccactttcctcccacacccTCATGACCCTCCCaagttctccatctccttccatggtctactgtcctttccgatcagattcctttctcctcAGGCCCTTAGCGCTTACacccatcacctcacagcttctcacatcatccccactCCCACTCATCTGTTCTCTACCTCtatttcatccctcctcctcattctggcttcggccccctttctttccaatcctgatgaaggatctcgactgAATTATGGATGTtcattccctccattgatgctgcctggcctccagaTTTGCCCCAACAATTTTGGCGTCCTCTTCAAGATTCCCGGCATCGGTAGGATGGATCTCTTGGGTCTGGCTTTAGGGCCCTGGTTGCTGATGGAGTTGGGCTGACCGTTGGTGAGGTCAGCTGTAACACATCCTACAGTCACAAAGTTCCACTGGTGGGGAGAGGGATGTGAGGACCAGTGAGTGGCGGACCGAGGCGTCCATGCCgaaagcagaaagaggtgcaGAGCGGAATGTGTGGCAGATGGTGGAATCACGGAGCAGATGGCGGACGTTGAAAAGATTGATATGCTGGATGGGGTGAAGCTTGGGAAACGGGCCGCGTGCAAGCCTcgactacctccacttccactgcagcacctacccccGTGTGCCCCACATGTGggtgagctttcagggcccgATTTGCCCTCacccagtcacctccggacccacagtcacaaactctccacctgacagaagtcgtggtcatcttcgactccgaaggacgtACAACAACAACAATGATATGCTGGATGGGGTGAAGCTTGGGAAACGGGGTAACACTCCTGCTGCTCTGCCCACGGGCAGATGGGCAAGAAAGGTGGGGAAATAGAGGTGATGTGGATGGGGCAGAGTTGTGTCATATTGTTTGGGTGGATCAGTGCATTTTATCGCTTACGTTGTCACTGAATGAACCAGATAAATGTATTCAGAGATGACACGTTTAAGGTTATGTTCGGTCAAGATCGGGCTTCTCATTCTCAGCTTCCCTGTCTGAGTTATTGTTCCAGATGCTGACAGCAGAATGGAATCCGAAAGTAAAACAGCCGAGAGCGTTCAGACCTGTAACGGGGCGGACACGTTTCCAACACACCACGGGGTTTTTCGGAAACGAAACTTCGGCTGGAACCTGATTGGTTTGTTTGTCAACACAGCGACAGCGGCTGAAGATCAGCCCAGCGGCGCCGTGACGTTCAGAAACGGGAGCCGAACATAAAGCGAGGGGAGGGAGGCGGAGAGACGCAGAGCTGCGGGAGCGGGGGTACCGATAGCACCAGTGAAGAATTTCTATTGATTTACCCGGACCAGAGCTGAAAGTCGGTGCGGAATAAAGGGCAAAGAAAAAACCTGCAGATCAGATTTTCTTCAGATTCCTCCTGACTTCCTGTACTGTCGACAAAACTTGTAAGACTTTATTTGATTATCTCAAAGTTCTCATTTTTATCTGGCTATTTACAACATTGACGATACACAGTAATTTGAATTACTAACATCCTGTGAAGCGGGTGGGAAATGTAGTCAAATGGAGTTCATTCGCAGCAGAATCGCTTTAAAATCAGAATTGGGGTGATCACCACTAACAAATCGATAAACTTGGCAATTTGTGGCGGCAGTACAGTGAAGTACACAATATATCATATGTTAttataccacacacacacacacacacacacacagacacacacagacacacacacacacacacacacacacacacacacacacacacacagacacacacacacacgcacacacagcccCTCCATCCCGGTCCCAATGTGTTATTTACATATTTTTTGCCGCTGATCGGATCAGGTGCAAAACTGTTGAAGCTCAGCGGCTCACGGGGTCCCTCTCCCGTCAGATGTCAGTATTGCAGCTCAAAATTCCTGTCACACATTTCGAACTGCTCGGGAAAGAGGGGTCTGTCTTTTCCCGCTTGACTACAGATCTTAGTAGGTTGTGTTGATATTACAGGAAATGCCACCTTAATACACCAGAGTTCATGAACCCATGTGATGCAAAACTCTCTAATCACTTCTCATTTCTCCACAGCGATTTGACAAGATGAGGCTTCAGGTGAAGTTTATCACCGGCGAGGGTATCGAACTTGATGTCGACCCTTCCATTCAAGTGTCGACTCTCAAGATGGAAATCCAGCAAAAGACCAACGTGCCCATTTCCCAACAGCGTCTGCTGGTACAAAATGGTCAAAGCGTGGAGATGCAGGACAACAGAAGTCTCAGCTACTACAACCTCTACCCCAGCCCCACCGTGATGCTGCTGGTCAGGAAAGAGGAATCCATGCAGATATTTCTCCAAAATGACCAGGGGAAAACCAGGACCTACGATGTACTGCCCTCTGAGACCGTGAAGAGTTTTAAAGAGCAGGTCCATCGGCAGGAGGGCGTCAGACCCGAACAGCAGCGCCTGGTTTATAACAGCAAACAGTTGGAGGATGGCCGACTGCTCTCCGACTACAATATCAGACCACGAACCACCATCTTTCTGACACTCCGTCTACGTGGAGGCTGATTTACTCCTACggacattttaaaaataatttaatggtATTTAATTGCATTCCTGTATTCTGTTGCTCATTTGAAATGAGACCAATTCTTGGCACATTGTTACTCTATCCTACAATGTTTTAAAACAA
The genomic region above belongs to Hypanus sabinus isolate sHypSab1 chromosome 13, sHypSab1.hap1, whole genome shotgun sequence and contains:
- the LOC132404034 gene encoding uncharacterized protein LOC132404034 is translated as MRLQVKFITGEGIELDVDPSIQVSTLKMEIQQKTNVPISQQRLLVQNGQSVEMQDNRSLSYYNLYPSPTVMLLVRKEESMQIFLQNDQGKTRTYDVLPSETVKSFKEQVHRQEGVRPEQQRLVYNSKQLEDGRLLSDYNIRPRTTIFLTLRLRGG